GGCAGGCCGGCCCCCACTGTGCTCCATGTGCTCCCTTGGTCGGTGCTCTTGAAGGTTCCATCAAAGCCGCCGGCATAGACGACCTGAGCATCGTTCGAATCTGGGGCGACGACTGTAAGGGGAATCACGCCCAAGGGCGCTGTGACCCAGGTCCAGCTGGCTCCCGAGTCGAGGCTCTTGAATACTCCCACGTCGTTGCCGGCATAGAGCAGGCCAGGCTGGAGCGGATGGGACTGGATTGAGGAGACATTAAAGAAGAGATTTGACAGGCCGGCGTTGGACTCGAACCAGGTATTGCCCTGGTCCAAACTCTTGTAGATCCCTGAACCGAAGGTGCTGACAAAGAGGTTGTGAGGAGGGCTGGACTCGATGGCCAGTGCAAGAGGAAGTGCTCCAGCCAGACCTTGGTTGCTCTCGGTCCAAGTGCTGCCTCCATCAACCGTGAGGAAGACGCCCTGGTAGGTGCCGGTGAAGGCGCGGGTGGCGGTGACCGGGTCGATCACGACCGGTCCTCCGGAGCTTTCTCCGAGGCCCGCTGCAGCCGGTGTCCAGGTGCCTGCGCTGTCCGTGCTGGTGTATAGGTTGACGGTTCCGCCGGCGAATGTCGTGGCAAAGAGGGTCGAAGGCGTACTCGGAGCGATGGCCAGGTCGTCAACGGATTCGCCAGCCAGGCCGTTGCCAGCAGGCAGCCAGTTTGCGGCACTATCGGTGGATTTGAACACCTCGCCGCCGGACACGGTGTAGAGAGTGCTGGGAGTCGTAGGATCGATGGCGAGGGTTCGGCTAAAGGTGTTGACAAGCCCGCTATTGACGGCGCTCCAGCTCACTCCTCCGTCAGTGCTCTTGAAGACTCCCGCTCCGTCCGTAGCTGCGTACAACGTCGTCGGAGTCGACGGATCGACCACCAGACTCAAGACCGGGTCCCCAGGCAAACCCGCGCTCGTCGAGACCCAGGATTGACCGGCATCGGTGCTCTCGAAGACCTCCCCAGACCCCCGAGTGCCTGCGTAAAGAGTCGTAGGAGTGGCAGGATCAACGGCGATGGCTGCGACGCAAGGATCCGATATGCCCACGCTGCTGGGGATCCAGCTCTGGCCTGCGTCGGTGCTCTTGAAGACACCATCACAGTGGGGCCCGACATAAATAGTCGAGGGGTTGACCGGATCGAGGCTGATCACGTGGATTCCGTTGAGAGCCCGAAGACCGTTGTTGGCCGAGGACCAGCTGACGCCGGCATCGGTGCTCTTGAAGAGGCCACCCGATTGGGTTCCGGTATAGACCACATTCGGCTGAGTGGGATCGATGGCCAGAGCTGTTACCCAACCATCGTAGGGCCCATTCGACGTCCAGGCATCGAATCCAGCCTGAGCCGGCGGGGCGGCGAGGACGAGGCCGAGGAGCATTCCGAGGAGCAGGTTGCGGAGGCGGATGCAGCGAGGGGCTGCGGAGAAGACGAGCTGATGCGGGGAGGAGCCGGTCATGATCACTCCTTCGAGCCCGGTGGCTGCGCCCCCGGGCGTCGGTGGTTGATGCGTGTCGTACTCCTGGAGATCCCCCGCGGTGGAGAAAGTGTGAGATCTCGGGCCGGCGGTGTTTGCGCATCCGGTCCTGCGGCGGGTTCAAGACTCATCGATCGTGCAGATCGTTCCTGGCGGGACGACACCACCCGTTCCACTTGAGAGCCCCATCCAAGAGCCCCATCCAAGAGCCCCATCCAAGAGCCCCATCCAAGAGTCCTGGGAGCGCCGGCTTCCAGCCGGCTCCGGGGGCCCCCGAACGCCCTCGGGTTGAGTACACTAAGATGGCCTGCGAAAGCTCCTCGACGAATCCATCAGCCCGGGAAGCATCCACACCATGACCCCACGCTCCACCGCCCTCACCCACCCCCTGTGGTTCCTCCTGCCCCTCGCCGGCGTCTACGCCGTCGCCTGGTATTGCCGCGGCCTGCTGCACCAGCCCGGCGGCGACGCGTTGGCCCTGGGGGTGACGTTGGATCTGGTGATCCTGGTGCCGGCGGTCTACGGATGGGTGATGGTGCGGGGGCGCGGGTGGCCGGTGCTCAGTCTGGGGCCGGTGATCCTCGCCAGCGCCATTGCGGCGGGTTGGCTGCTACCGGTGGAGCACCACGACACGCTGGAGCTGCTGGGGGCTCTGGTGCCGGTGCTGGAGCTCGGGCTGCTCGGCTATGTGGGCTACCGGGCGTGGGGTCTGTGGCGGGGGGCCTCGGAAGCCTGGAAGCAAAGCTCCGGGGACTTCTTCGATCGCTGCCGGTGGCTCTTCCGGCGCATCCTGCCCTCGCCCACCGTCGCGGGAGTGCTGGCCTATGAGGTGGCGGTGGGGTATTACTTGCTGTCGCCACGGAAGAAGAGCTCAGCGCTGGACCCGGCGGCCGGGAACGAGCCAGGGCCGGAGACCTTCTCCTACCACCGCCGCTGCGGCTACGGAGCCATCCTCGCCGGCCTGATGGTGGCGGGGGTGGGGGAGCTGGCGGCGCTGCACTTCTTGTTGGTGCGCTGGCATCCGGCGGCGGCGTGGGTGCATTTCGCCCTCGCCGGCTATGGCCTGATCTGGCTCCTCGGCGATTACCGAGCCATCCTCCGCCGGCCGCTGGAGCTATCCGAAGCCGGCCTGCGGCTGCGCTGCGGGATTCGCTGGAACGGGCAGGTGCGCTGGGATCAGATCGCCGATTGGGAAATCCTGAGCTGGCGGGACGAGGTGCCCGTGGGCAAGAACTATCGCAGCCTCGCCGTCTTCGGCAGGCCGCACTATCTGCTGCGGCTGAAGGAGCCAGCGGAGCTTACCGGTCCCTACGGGCTCCGGCAGCAGGTGCGCTGCATCGGCCTCGAGGTGGACGACCGCCAGCGGTTCGAGGAGGTCCTCAGCCGGCGGGTCGGCTGAGGCCGGGCCTCTGGTCTTCAGCGTAGGTCGATCACCATCGTTTCAGGCTCTGCGACATCCTGTTCCCCGCCGCTCTTCGCCACTCGAAACGGAATGCGCTGCTGCTGGCGATGGAGGATGAGCTCCCAGCGACCCGGAGACAGCGGTGGAAGATCGAGATACCCTTCAGGGTCGACCCGTAGCTCCATCCCCGAGTAGCCGAGGAGAGGACCGACCGAGTAACCGCCGTCCAGCGCGAGGCCGGTTCGCTGCCCGGCCAGTTCTTCACCGAGGCGCAGGCGAACCGGCAAGGCAGCTTCGGTGGCCAGCGACACCGAGTGAGGGTTGGAGACCCCTTCCGGCGCCGAATTCACCGTCACCACCGGGCCTTGCAGCAGCGAGCCGCCGGCCAGAGCGGTGATTCGATAGGCACCGGGCTCCGGCGCGCGGATGCGAGCCCTCCCATCGGGACTTGTCGAGCTCAGGCGCTCGGCTTGGGCAGCATTCAACCCGCTGAGGTAGAGGAGCGTTCTAGCTAGCGCCTTTCCCCGATGATCATGTACTCGCAGGACGATGTCCGGCGAGCCCTGGGCGGAGAGGGAGAGCAGGAGCTCTCCCGGCTGTTCCTCCACCGCCTCGCCCCGCAGCTCTCCTCGGACGCCGACCACTTTCCAGGGCTTCGGAGGGGCGGCGGCGAGCTCGAAGAGGCCTGCTTCCGAGCTTGTGACCTCCCGCACGGCCAGCCCGTCTTGGACCAGCGTAACTTGAGCCCCCGGCGCCGGCGCTCCTCTTGCGTCCAAGGCCCAGCCACGGACTGTGGTTCCTTCGAAGTCGAGCCGGAGAATCGAAGCCTCGGCGTCCACCCGGCTGCGGAAGACCACTCCCGCGAGGGATTCCTCCTCGGGATGAAATTCCGCCACCAGCCACTCGCCGGGGAAGAAGCCGCGGGTGGAGAAGCGTCCATCCTCGACCCGGGTTACGGCTCTCGGCGGCAGATCCGACACCAGCTCCTGGGAGCCGGAATGGGCGAAGAAGACCGGAGGGGGGCTGAAATCTTCCGAGTCGGCGAGCCGAAGGGTGAGCCAGCCGGAGGGGCGAGAATCCTGCCCTACGCGAACGGTTCCTTCATAGGATCTGCTCTCGAGCCGGAGAGTTCCCACCTCCAGCGCTTCGCCGTCGACCTGGATCTCGTCCAGAGCCGCCAGCTGGCGGGCTTCGTAGATCCCGATTCGGAAGTCGCCAGCGGCGACCTCGGGGAATAAGAAACGGCCGGCCTCGTCCGTGTAAACGGACCTTCGCAGGCAGGGGTTGCTCCACGGGCCCTGGCGAAGATCGACTCGCGCATCGGGCACCGGCTTGTCTTCGGCGTCGACGACGCGGCCGCTGACCGGCTGCCCTTTCCCCAGGAGTAGAGCGTCGAGGCGATGGAAGGCAGATTCCTCTTGGAGGCTCAAAGCGATGGAGCTGGGGGCGACGTGGGGGTGGTCGATGCGTAGGCAGACCGCTCCCGGGTTGAGGCCGGTGAGCCGGAAAAAGCCCTGGGAGTCGGTGCTGGCGAGGCGCTCGTGCCCCAGCCGACGGGCGGCCAAGGTGCCCCACGGATGAGGCGGGACATGGCTGATGCGAGACCCCACCAACGGCTCTCCGTTCAGCTCGTGGAGCAGGACACCCTCGACCCCGAGCCCCGGATCCAAGGAGAGGGTGCCGAGATCGATGGTTCGCTCACCGGGGTCTTTCGGAGGGCTTGATGCTTCTGGAGGGCCTTCCAAATGGAGCGTCACCGGCTGGAACCCAGAAGCCGAGATGTCCACTTGGGACGGGGCGGAAACGGTGGAGGCTAGATAGATCTCGTAGGAACCCGTGGAGCTGGCCAGTTGCCGCTCGACGCTGTATTTCTGCTGCCGGAGCGTGAGCCGGGTGGCGTAGACCGGGTCACCGCTGGTCTGGTCGCGCAGCTCGAAGCGCAGCTTGGCGCCGGACGCCTCGCTCACCGACAGAGGAGGTGGCAATTCGAAGAGCTTTTGTCGGTTGATTGTCCAGCGCCCTCCTCGGAGCGTGCGGTCTTGATGGAGGATCATCACCCGGCCATCGGAGAAGTTGAGCGCCTGAACGTGCCCGCGGAGTCCGGTGGGAGGCAAGGGCAGGAGCAGGTCGTCGGCGAGCTTCCGGCCTTCGTAGTCGAAGAGATCGAGGTGGAAGCGAACCTCGTCCCCGGAGCGGCTGCGGAACAGCAAGCCCACCGATTGAGGCCAGCGCAGGAGGCTGAGGAAGGACGGGTAGCGATCACGGATCTCCAGCGCCGCCTGCGGGCTAGCGTACTGAGCTGACTCGTCGGCTGCCGAAAAGGTAGGGGCTGCTTCCCCCGGACGGAGATAGGAATGCTGCCACAGGATCTCGCCCTTGGGGCTGAGGGCGTTCAGCATCGGCTGAGCCGCTGCGACGACGAAAGCCTTGTCACCTTCCAGGTTCGAGACCAGATCGCCACCGCGGAGGATGCGGCCGGTGGGGGAGTCGAAGATCGGGTCGCAAAGACGCGGGCGATGGGAGGCGGCGGGATCTGCGGCGTCGAGGAGCGCCAAGGCGCAGTCACGCCGGACGTGGGAACGACGCCAGCTGGAGTCATCCCATCTAGGCGGTTCGTTTTCGGTCGAGACCACCGGCGGCGTCAGAATGAAGACCTGCTTTCCGACTCTCGTCAGGGGACCTACTGAATAGGCGGGAGGCAGGGAGCGAGCCGAGCTCTGGGGTGGCGCAGCGAAGCTTTGGATTTGGCGCGCGCTGCCGCGGGTGACCAGCACCTCGTCCTTCCACGGTTCTAAATGCAGGGGAGGGGGCTGAGTCCATGGTTCATCGGCGCCGTCGACACCGGCCAGACGCCGCGGCGGCCCGATCCAAGGAAGGTGGTAGAGGTGGCCATCGCCAGCGCTCCACACGACCAGGCCATCGGATGCCGGGGTCTCTCCGTCCTGATCCGGAGCCGGCATGGCGAGAACCGCGGTCAGCGCACCGCTACGCTCCAGGTCGAGAGCGGCTAGGGGAACAGGTTCGAGAATCAGGCGGTATTCGGGGGCCTCGCTGGCGGCGGCACCGGTGGTTCCGAAGATCGCCAGCGCCAGCAGAGCGATGAAAGCCCCCCAGCCCCACGGCCTGGATCCTCTTCGGGACCAGGGACGGGTCATGTTTGATGCTTGGGCCCGCTGCCAGGGCCGGGCTCGTAGCAGAGGATGCAGATCTGTCCTCCGCCGTCCGAGGCGGAGCAGACCCAATCCATATGAGCCCAGCTCCAGATCAGGATCGCTTCAACGCAGGTCGGCTCTCCCTGAGCTTCTTCACCGGGAACGATGACGAGAGCGGCAGCGAGCAGAAGCAGGCTGAGAAGGAACCAGCGAGC
This portion of the Acidobacteriota bacterium genome encodes:
- a CDS encoding carboxypeptidase-like regulatory domain-containing protein, which translates into the protein MTRPWSRRGSRPWGWGAFIALLALAIFGTTGAAASEAPEYRLILEPVPLAALDLERSGALTAVLAMPAPDQDGETPASDGLVVWSAGDGHLYHLPWIGPPRRLAGVDGADEPWTQPPPLHLEPWKDEVLVTRGSARQIQSFAAPPQSSARSLPPAYSVGPLTRVGKQVFILTPPVVSTENEPPRWDDSSWRRSHVRRDCALALLDAADPAASHRPRLCDPIFDSPTGRILRGGDLVSNLEGDKAFVVAAAQPMLNALSPKGEILWQHSYLRPGEAAPTFSAADESAQYASPQAALEIRDRYPSFLSLLRWPQSVGLLFRSRSGDEVRFHLDLFDYEGRKLADDLLLPLPPTGLRGHVQALNFSDGRVMILHQDRTLRGGRWTINRQKLFELPPPLSVSEASGAKLRFELRDQTSGDPVYATRLTLRQQKYSVERQLASSTGSYEIYLASTVSAPSQVDISASGFQPVTLHLEGPPEASSPPKDPGERTIDLGTLSLDPGLGVEGVLLHELNGEPLVGSRISHVPPHPWGTLAARRLGHERLASTDSQGFFRLTGLNPGAVCLRIDHPHVAPSSIALSLQEESAFHRLDALLLGKGQPVSGRVVDAEDKPVPDARVDLRQGPWSNPCLRRSVYTDEAGRFLFPEVAAGDFRIGIYEARQLAALDEIQVDGEALEVGTLRLESRSYEGTVRVGQDSRPSGWLTLRLADSEDFSPPPVFFAHSGSQELVSDLPPRAVTRVEDGRFSTRGFFPGEWLVAEFHPEEESLAGVVFRSRVDAEASILRLDFEGTTVRGWALDARGAPAPGAQVTLVQDGLAVREVTSSEAGLFELAAAPPKPWKVVGVRGELRGEAVEEQPGELLLSLSAQGSPDIVLRVHDHRGKALARTLLYLSGLNAAQAERLSSTSPDGRARIRAPEPGAYRITALAGGSLLQGPVVTVNSAPEGVSNPHSVSLATEAALPVRLRLGEELAGQRTGLALDGGYSVGPLLGYSGMELRVDPEGYLDLPPLSPGRWELILHRQQQRIPFRVAKSGGEQDVAEPETMVIDLR